A window of the Penaeus monodon isolate SGIC_2016 chromosome 11, NSTDA_Pmon_1, whole genome shotgun sequence genome harbors these coding sequences:
- the LOC119578904 gene encoding elongation of very long chain fatty acids protein-like isoform X1, with the protein MDTAEFLLQQSVVYEKSSQGTNMAPSENTAALPSAPPAAPPLQKARQGDEEEKAQRKELLWNGFWATVISIGSHFYGDMTVASALPKDPRQNAWLLMYSPLPTLALCLVYIASVTYVGPKLMAGRKPFSNLRSVMMAYNAFQVVFSAYIFYESGMGGWFGSYSFICQTCDFSEEPQSVRIMHAGYWYLFSKFIDFIDTIFFVLHKKYEHISLLHVCHHSLMPISLWYGIRFQPGGHATLGGFLNAFVHVVMYGYYLLAAMGPKVRPYLWWKKYLTTMQMVQFTAVFLHSMMLAFIECEVPSVLVRWAASVAALFFVLFGDFYIKAYRKKDKKAVKSDASISLKNGHANGVSNGVPSGAVAKENNGVPNGALAKDNNGVPKVPFDGTTVSVMAYEGMTVRNRGEI; encoded by the exons aAGTCTTCACAGGGGACCAACATGGCGCCCTCGGAGAACACGGCCGCCCTCCCCTCCGCACCGCCCGCCGCTCCCCCCCTGCAGAAGGCGCGgcagggggacgaggaggaaaaag CCCAGAGAAAGGAGCTGCTATGGAATGGCTTCTGGGCGACGGTCATCTCCATCGGCAGCCATTTTTACGGCGACATGACGGTGGCCAGCGCGCTCCCCAAGGACCCGCGACAGAACGCGTGGCTGCTCATGTACTCTCCCTTGCCGACCCTCGCCCTCTGCCTCGTCTACATCGCCTCCGTCACCTACGTGGGGCCTAAACTCATGGCCGGCCGAAAGCCCTTCTCGAATCTCCGGTCCGTCATGATGGCTTACAACGCCTTCCAGGTCGTCTTCTCGGCTTACATTTTCTATGAG TCCGGTATGGGCGGCTGGTTCGGGTCCTACTCGTTCATCTGCCAGACCTGCGACTTTTCTGAAGAACCGCAGTCTGTCAGG ATCATGCATGCCGGTTATTGGTACCTGTTCTCGAAGTTCATCGATTTCATTGACacg ATTTTCTTCGTGCTGCACAAGAAATACGAGCACATCTCGCTTCTCCACGTGTGCCACCATTCCCTTATGCCCATCAGCCTGTGGTATGGCATTCGGTTCCAGCCTG GCGGCCATGCAACTCTCGGAGGGTTCCTAAATGCCTTCGTCCACGTCGTCATGTACGGCTACTACCTCCTGGCCGCCATGGGCCCCAAAGTCAGGCCGTACTTGTGGTGGAAGAAGTACCTGACGACGATGCAGATGGTCCAGTTCACCGCCGTCTTTCTGCACAGTATGATG CTGGCTTTCATCGAGTGTGAGGTTCCGTCCGTGCTGGTGAGGTGGGCTGCGAGTGTGGCCGCCTTGTTCTTCGTCCTTTTCGGAGACTTCTACATCAAAGCCTACaggaagaaggacaagaaagCG GTGAAAAGCGATGCCTCTATTTCGCTCAAAAACGGCCACGCAAATGGAGTGTCCAACGGCGTGCCTAGCGGTGCTGTGGCCAAGGAGAACAACGGCGTTCCTAACGGCGCTTTGGCCAAGGACAACAACGGCGTGCCAAAAGTACCTTTCGACGGAACGACAGTCTCGGTCATGGCATACGAGGGCATGACAGTGAGGAATCGAGGAGAAATTTGA
- the LOC119578904 gene encoding elongation of very long chain fatty acids protein-like isoform X2 → MAPSENTAALPSAPPAAPPLQKARQGDEEEKAQRKELLWNGFWATVISIGSHFYGDMTVASALPKDPRQNAWLLMYSPLPTLALCLVYIASVTYVGPKLMAGRKPFSNLRSVMMAYNAFQVVFSAYIFYESGMGGWFGSYSFICQTCDFSEEPQSVRIMHAGYWYLFSKFIDFIDTIFFVLHKKYEHISLLHVCHHSLMPISLWYGIRFQPGGHATLGGFLNAFVHVVMYGYYLLAAMGPKVRPYLWWKKYLTTMQMVQFTAVFLHSMMLAFIECEVPSVLVRWAASVAALFFVLFGDFYIKAYRKKDKKAVKSDASISLKNGHANGVSNGVPSGAVAKENNGVPNGALAKDNNGVPKVPFDGTTVSVMAYEGMTVRNRGEI, encoded by the exons ATGGCGCCCTCGGAGAACACGGCCGCCCTCCCCTCCGCACCGCCCGCCGCTCCCCCCCTGCAGAAGGCGCGgcagggggacgaggaggaaaaag CCCAGAGAAAGGAGCTGCTATGGAATGGCTTCTGGGCGACGGTCATCTCCATCGGCAGCCATTTTTACGGCGACATGACGGTGGCCAGCGCGCTCCCCAAGGACCCGCGACAGAACGCGTGGCTGCTCATGTACTCTCCCTTGCCGACCCTCGCCCTCTGCCTCGTCTACATCGCCTCCGTCACCTACGTGGGGCCTAAACTCATGGCCGGCCGAAAGCCCTTCTCGAATCTCCGGTCCGTCATGATGGCTTACAACGCCTTCCAGGTCGTCTTCTCGGCTTACATTTTCTATGAG TCCGGTATGGGCGGCTGGTTCGGGTCCTACTCGTTCATCTGCCAGACCTGCGACTTTTCTGAAGAACCGCAGTCTGTCAGG ATCATGCATGCCGGTTATTGGTACCTGTTCTCGAAGTTCATCGATTTCATTGACacg ATTTTCTTCGTGCTGCACAAGAAATACGAGCACATCTCGCTTCTCCACGTGTGCCACCATTCCCTTATGCCCATCAGCCTGTGGTATGGCATTCGGTTCCAGCCTG GCGGCCATGCAACTCTCGGAGGGTTCCTAAATGCCTTCGTCCACGTCGTCATGTACGGCTACTACCTCCTGGCCGCCATGGGCCCCAAAGTCAGGCCGTACTTGTGGTGGAAGAAGTACCTGACGACGATGCAGATGGTCCAGTTCACCGCCGTCTTTCTGCACAGTATGATG CTGGCTTTCATCGAGTGTGAGGTTCCGTCCGTGCTGGTGAGGTGGGCTGCGAGTGTGGCCGCCTTGTTCTTCGTCCTTTTCGGAGACTTCTACATCAAAGCCTACaggaagaaggacaagaaagCG GTGAAAAGCGATGCCTCTATTTCGCTCAAAAACGGCCACGCAAATGGAGTGTCCAACGGCGTGCCTAGCGGTGCTGTGGCCAAGGAGAACAACGGCGTTCCTAACGGCGCTTTGGCCAAGGACAACAACGGCGTGCCAAAAGTACCTTTCGACGGAACGACAGTCTCGGTCATGGCATACGAGGGCATGACAGTGAGGAATCGAGGAGAAATTTGA